One region of Populus trichocarpa isolate Nisqually-1 chromosome 4, P.trichocarpa_v4.1, whole genome shotgun sequence genomic DNA includes:
- the LOC7477420 gene encoding probable carboxylesterase 17 produces MRRKKMAAISFDPRINRQTSKNSHGVIIEEIEGLIRVYKDGHIERPPIIPNVPCNVATVNDVTAKDVVIDKFTNLWARIYVSNRSGTLPLLVYFHGGGFCVGSAAWSGYHEFLANLASKASCIILSINYRLAPENRLPTAYDDGIDAFTWVKQQALNGSLEHKWWLSRCNFSSMFLAGDSAGANIAYNVATRLESRYNPESMTKPSCFKGIILIQPFFGGEARTLSEKNMTQPANSALTLSASDTYWRLSLPLGSNRDHPYCNPLANGASKLRDLRLPTIMVGISELDILKDRNSEFCSALTRAGKRVETVTYKGVGHAFQILHNSHLSHTRVQEMASHIKTFINQ; encoded by the coding sequence atgagaagaaaaaaaatggctgCCATCTCCTTCGATCCAAGAATTAATCGTCAAACGAGCAAGAACTCCCATGGAGTAATCATTGAAGAAATCGAAGGACTCATCAGAGTTTACAAAGATGGACACATCGAAAGGCCTCCTATCATTCCCAATGTTCCTTGCAACGTGGCGACAGTAAATGATGTGACAGCAAAAGATGTTGTTATCGACAAGTTCACTAACTTGTGGGCTCGCATTTATGTCTCAAACCGCTCAGGCACGCTGCCTTTGCTTGTTTACTTCCATGGAGGCGGATTTTGTGTTGGCTCAGCTGCTTGGAGTGGTTACCATGAGTTCTTGGCCAATCTTGCTTCTAAAGCAAGTTGCATTATTTTATCCATAAACTACCGGCTGGCCCCCGAAAATCGTCTCCCTACTGCTTATGATGACGGCATCGACGCCTTTACATGGGTAAAACAACAGGCTCTAAATGGTTCTCTTGAGCATAAGTGGTGGTTAAGTCGGTGCAATTTCTCTAGCATGTTCCTAGCTGGTGACAGTGCTGGTGCAAACATAGCTTACAACGTGGCCACAAGGCTAGAATCCAGATACAATCCTGAGTCCATGACAAAGCCTTCGTGTTTCAAGGGTATCATCTTGATCCAACCTTTCTTTGGAGGAGAGGCACGAACTTTGTCTGAGAAAAATATGACTCAACCAGCTAACTCAGCACTGACTCTGTCGGCTTCTGACACATATTGGCGGTTATCACTGCCTCTAGGATCTAACCGTGATCATCCATACTGCAACCCTTTAGCAAATGGTGCCAGCAAGTTGCGTGACCTACGACTTCCAACTATAATGGTTGGCATATCTGAGTTGGATATACTTAAGGACAGAAACTCGGAATTTTGTTCGGCCTTGACTAGAGCTGGTAAGAGAGTTGAAACAGTGACGTACAAAGGAGTTGGGCATGCATTTCAAATTCTACATAATTCTCATCTCTCTCATACCCGCGTTCAAGAGATGGCATCCCATATCAAGACTTTCATCAACCAATGA